One genomic window of Manihot esculenta cultivar AM560-2 chromosome 16, M.esculenta_v8, whole genome shotgun sequence includes the following:
- the LOC110603950 gene encoding cysteine-rich receptor-like protein kinase 10 isoform X1: MIPVFSFVLPLILLGVITFTSEAQPTYLYHVCPNTTTFTINSTYQDNLKIVLSQLRNPGIRTNGFSTSAFGEDPNDVYGQSLCFGDLSTEVCQECLDFATQDIIQRCPIEKVAIVWYDQCFLRYSKQLIQSTMAESPKVFMWNTQNVTDQERFNELLAKTMKEAANNASSAPVGGIKFAPGENNLTVFQTLYTLAQCTPDLSGNDCLLCLEAAISDLPTCCGGKIGGRVLSPSCNIRYEIYQFYNASGFIPESYPNRTKTVVTEASAFPPLPSANTRPTPAPGSITRPEGYDITEPKMSISEGGKGGKTSQIKVIGSASAAVAVLLLISSSIYTIWRRKILKKEEMEISEVQLLDMGIGPALCKSTPEEEMSMNSHQDFSMIPFDKVYDATKHFSDETKLGEGGFGPVYKGLLEDGREVAVKRLSRTSGQGLQEFMNEVTLIAKLQHRNLVRLLGCCLEKTEKLLIYEYMHNKSLDVFLFDSNMIVHLDWQKRLSIINGVARGVLYLHEDSRLRIIHRDLKASNVLLDYDMNPKISDFGMAKIFGGNDNKTTNRIVGTYGYMSPEYAMEGLFSVKSDVFSFGVLLLEIISGKRNNRFYLSEEGESLLTYSWRLWSNDEGMKLMDPSLVKSCVEAEVLKCIHIGLLCVQDDPAERPNMSSVVVMLGSDSIIIPQPKQSAFSISQFVARTTTSLSPKICSINQVSLSNVLPR, translated from the exons ATGATCCCTGTTTTTTCGTTTGTCCTTCCCTTAATCTTGCTTGGCGTTATTACCTTTACCTCTGAAGCACAGCCCACTTATCTGTATCATGTTTGCCCAAACACAACCACGTTCACCATAAACAGCACCTACCAGGACAATCTGAAAATCGTCCTCTCTCAACTTCGGAATCCCGGAATACGCACTAATGGATTCTCTACATCCGCTTTTGGGGAAGACCCAAATGATGTCTACGGCCAATCTCTATGCTTTGGCGATCTTAGCACCGAAGTCTGCCAAGAATGTCTCGACTTTGCTACTCAGGACATCATCCAACGATGTCCTATCGAGAAAGTGGCTATTGTATGGTATGATCAGTGCTTCCTGCGTTATTCAAAGCAGCTTATCCAAAGCACCATGGCAGAGTCCCCGAAGGTATTTATGTGGAATACACAGAATGTCACAGACCAAGAACGCTTTAACGAGCTACTGGCAAAAACCATGAAAGAAGCAGCAAATAATGCCTCTAGTGCTCCAGTAGGAGGTATAAAATTTGCTCCCGGAGAAAATAATCTTACGGTGTTTCAGACTCTGTACACCCTCGCGCAGTGCACACCAGACCTATCTGGCAACGATTGCCTACTGTGTCTTGAGGCAGCTATATCAGATTTGCCGACTTGTTGTGGTGGAAAGATAGGAGGAAGAGTCTTGTCTCCGAGCTGTAATATTCGGTatgaaatttatcaattttacaATGCAAGCGGATTTATTCCAGAAAGTTATCCCAATCGTACTAAAACTGTGGTCACGGAAGCATCTGCCTTTCCTCCGCTACCTTCAGCTAACACTCGTCCAACTCCAGCTCCAGGTTCAATAACAAGACCTGAAG GTTATGATATTACAGAGCCAAAAATGTCCATTTCAGAAGGAGGAAAAGGAGGCAAAACAAGTCAGATTAAAGTTATTGGAAGTGCGTCTGCTGCCGTCGCGGTGTTATTGCTGATCAGTTCTTCCATTTATACAATATGGAGAAGGAAGATTCTTAAAAAGG AGGAGATGGAAATTAGCGAGGTTCAATTACTTGACATGGGAATAGGTCCAGCTTTATGTAAAAGTACTCCAGAAGAGGAGATGTCAATGAACTCTCATCAGGATTTTTCTATGATACCGTTTGACAAAGTATACGACGCAACAAAGCATTTTTCTGATGAAACTAAACTTGGAGAAGGCGGATTTGGCCCAGTTTACAAG GGCCTGTTAGAAGATGGCAGAGAGGTAGCAGTTAAGAGACTCTCAAGAACTTCTGGTCAAGGATTGCAAGAATTCATGAACGAAGTCACTTTAATTGCGAAATTACAACACAGAAATCTTGTTAGACTCCTTGGATGCTGCTTAGAAAAAACAGAAAAGTTGCTTATCTATGAATATATGCACAACAAAAGCCTCGATGTCTTTCTTTTTG ATTCAAACATGATTGTACATCTTGATTGGCAAAAACGCCTAAGCATCATCAATGGAGTTGCCAGAGGTGTCTTGTATCTACATGAAGATTCTCGACTTAGAATTATTCATCGAGATCTAAAAGCTAGTAATGTATTGTTGGATTATGACATGAATCCGAAGATATCAGACTTCGGAATGGCAAAGATTTTTGGAGGAAATGACAATAAAACCACAAACAGAATTGTTGGAACATA TGGATATATGTCTCCAGAATATGCAATGGAAGGACTATTTTCAGTAAAATCGGATGTTTTCAGTTTTGGAGTTCTCTTGCTAGAAATCATCAGCGGGAAAAGAAATAATCGGTTTTATCTTTCAGAAGAGGGTGAAAGCCTTCTTACTTAC TCATGGAGATTGTGGTCTAATGATGAAGGAATGAAGTTGATGGATCCGTCGCTTGTGAAGTCATGTGTGGAAGCTGAGGTGCTGAAGTGCATCCATATTGGATTGTTGTGTGTACAAGATGACCCAGCAGAGAGACCAAACATGTCGTCTGTCGTTGTTATGTTGGGAAGTGATAGCATAATAATCCCTCAACCAAAGCAATCAGCATTTTCCATCAGCCAATTTGTTGCGAGAACAACTACATCTTTAAGTCCCAAAATTTGTTCTATTAATCAGGTAAGTCTTTCAAATGTATTACCACGTTGA
- the LOC110603950 gene encoding cysteine-rich receptor-like protein kinase 10 isoform X3, with amino-acid sequence MIPVFSFVLPLILLGVITFTSEAQPTYLYHVCPNTTTFTINSTYQDNLKIVLSQLRNPGIRTNGFSTSAFGEDPNDVYGQSLCFGDLSTEVCQECLDFATQDIIQRCPIEKVAIVWYDQCFLRYSKQLIQSTMAESPKVFMWNTQNVTDQERFNELLAKTMKEAANNASSAPVGGIKFAPGENNLTVFQTLYTLAQCTPDLSGNDCLLCLEAAISDLPTCCGGKIGGRVLSPSCNIRYEIYQFYNASGFIPESYPNRTKTVVTEASAFPPLPSANTRPTPAPGSITRPEEGGKGGKTSQIKVIGSASAAVAVLLLISSSIYTIWRRKILKKEEMEISEVQLLDMGIGPALCKSTPEEEMSMNSHQDFSMIPFDKVYDATKHFSDETKLGEGGFGPVYKGLLEDGREVAVKRLSRTSGQGLQEFMNEVTLIAKLQHRNLVRLLGCCLEKTEKLLIYEYMHNKSLDVFLFDSNMIVHLDWQKRLSIINGVARGVLYLHEDSRLRIIHRDLKASNVLLDYDMNPKISDFGMAKIFGGNDNKTTNRIVGTYGYMSPEYAMEGLFSVKSDVFSFGVLLLEIISGKRNNRFYLSEEGESLLTYSWRLWSNDEGMKLMDPSLVKSCVEAEVLKCIHIGLLCVQDDPAERPNMSSVVVMLGSDSIIIPQPKQSAFSISQFVARTTTSLSPKICSINQVSLSNVLPR; translated from the exons ATGATCCCTGTTTTTTCGTTTGTCCTTCCCTTAATCTTGCTTGGCGTTATTACCTTTACCTCTGAAGCACAGCCCACTTATCTGTATCATGTTTGCCCAAACACAACCACGTTCACCATAAACAGCACCTACCAGGACAATCTGAAAATCGTCCTCTCTCAACTTCGGAATCCCGGAATACGCACTAATGGATTCTCTACATCCGCTTTTGGGGAAGACCCAAATGATGTCTACGGCCAATCTCTATGCTTTGGCGATCTTAGCACCGAAGTCTGCCAAGAATGTCTCGACTTTGCTACTCAGGACATCATCCAACGATGTCCTATCGAGAAAGTGGCTATTGTATGGTATGATCAGTGCTTCCTGCGTTATTCAAAGCAGCTTATCCAAAGCACCATGGCAGAGTCCCCGAAGGTATTTATGTGGAATACACAGAATGTCACAGACCAAGAACGCTTTAACGAGCTACTGGCAAAAACCATGAAAGAAGCAGCAAATAATGCCTCTAGTGCTCCAGTAGGAGGTATAAAATTTGCTCCCGGAGAAAATAATCTTACGGTGTTTCAGACTCTGTACACCCTCGCGCAGTGCACACCAGACCTATCTGGCAACGATTGCCTACTGTGTCTTGAGGCAGCTATATCAGATTTGCCGACTTGTTGTGGTGGAAAGATAGGAGGAAGAGTCTTGTCTCCGAGCTGTAATATTCGGTatgaaatttatcaattttacaATGCAAGCGGATTTATTCCAGAAAGTTATCCCAATCGTACTAAAACTGTGGTCACGGAAGCATCTGCCTTTCCTCCGCTACCTTCAGCTAACACTCGTCCAACTCCAGCTCCAGGTTCAATAACAAGACCTGAAG AAGGAGGAAAAGGAGGCAAAACAAGTCAGATTAAAGTTATTGGAAGTGCGTCTGCTGCCGTCGCGGTGTTATTGCTGATCAGTTCTTCCATTTATACAATATGGAGAAGGAAGATTCTTAAAAAGG AGGAGATGGAAATTAGCGAGGTTCAATTACTTGACATGGGAATAGGTCCAGCTTTATGTAAAAGTACTCCAGAAGAGGAGATGTCAATGAACTCTCATCAGGATTTTTCTATGATACCGTTTGACAAAGTATACGACGCAACAAAGCATTTTTCTGATGAAACTAAACTTGGAGAAGGCGGATTTGGCCCAGTTTACAAG GGCCTGTTAGAAGATGGCAGAGAGGTAGCAGTTAAGAGACTCTCAAGAACTTCTGGTCAAGGATTGCAAGAATTCATGAACGAAGTCACTTTAATTGCGAAATTACAACACAGAAATCTTGTTAGACTCCTTGGATGCTGCTTAGAAAAAACAGAAAAGTTGCTTATCTATGAATATATGCACAACAAAAGCCTCGATGTCTTTCTTTTTG ATTCAAACATGATTGTACATCTTGATTGGCAAAAACGCCTAAGCATCATCAATGGAGTTGCCAGAGGTGTCTTGTATCTACATGAAGATTCTCGACTTAGAATTATTCATCGAGATCTAAAAGCTAGTAATGTATTGTTGGATTATGACATGAATCCGAAGATATCAGACTTCGGAATGGCAAAGATTTTTGGAGGAAATGACAATAAAACCACAAACAGAATTGTTGGAACATA TGGATATATGTCTCCAGAATATGCAATGGAAGGACTATTTTCAGTAAAATCGGATGTTTTCAGTTTTGGAGTTCTCTTGCTAGAAATCATCAGCGGGAAAAGAAATAATCGGTTTTATCTTTCAGAAGAGGGTGAAAGCCTTCTTACTTAC TCATGGAGATTGTGGTCTAATGATGAAGGAATGAAGTTGATGGATCCGTCGCTTGTGAAGTCATGTGTGGAAGCTGAGGTGCTGAAGTGCATCCATATTGGATTGTTGTGTGTACAAGATGACCCAGCAGAGAGACCAAACATGTCGTCTGTCGTTGTTATGTTGGGAAGTGATAGCATAATAATCCCTCAACCAAAGCAATCAGCATTTTCCATCAGCCAATTTGTTGCGAGAACAACTACATCTTTAAGTCCCAAAATTTGTTCTATTAATCAGGTAAGTCTTTCAAATGTATTACCACGTTGA
- the LOC110604155 gene encoding peroxidase 27 — protein sequence MEMSATKSLSALLLQFTFVLLLAFSPVNAQLKVGFYSKTCPKAEAIAKEVIDGVLSVAPSLAGPLLRMHFHDCFVRGCDGSVLLNSTTQQAEKDGPPNLTLRGYQVIDRVKSALEKACPGVVSCADIVAIVARDVTVATKGLRWEVETGRRDGRVSIAAETLTNLVAPNANITTIITRFQAKGLSVKDAVILLGSHTIGTSHCSSFNSRLYNFTGKGTDNDFDPTLDSEYVKELKIKCKPGDQNSLVEMDPGSFRTFDSSYYTLVSKRRGLFQSDAALLDNSVTKAYINLQVATQGSTFLKDFGDSMVKMGRVDVLTGTAGEIRKVCGKVN from the exons ATGGAAATGTCTGCTACAAAGTCACTTTCAGCTCTTCTTCTCCAATTCACCTTTGTTTTATTATTGGCATTTAGCCCTGTGAATGCTCAACTCAAAGTAGGATTTTACTCCAAGACATGCCCAAAAGCTGAGGCCATTGCTAAGGAGGTTATCGATGGAGTCCTCTCAGTGGCTCCTTCCCTCGCAGGCCCCTTGTTGAGGATGCATTTTCATGATTGTTTTGTTAGG GGTTGTGATGGGTCAGTGCTATTGAACTCTACTACTCAGCAAGCTGAAAAAGATGGACCTCCAAATCTAACCCTTCGAGGATACCAAGTGATCGACAGAGTCAAGTCTGCATTAGAAAAGGCTTGTCCTGGTGTAGTTTCATGCGCAGACATCGTGGCTATTGTGGCTAGAGACGTCACCGTCGCG ACAAAGGGATTACGCTGGGAAGTTGAAACtggaagaagagatgggagGGTTTCTATCGCAGCTGAAACCCTTACAAATCTGGTAGCTCCTAATGCAAACATTACAACGATAATTACAAGATTTCAAGCTAAGGGTCTGAGCGTAAAAGACGCGGTGATACTATTAG GTTCTCACACCATCGGTACTTCTCACTGCTCATCATTCAACTCCAGGCTATATAACTTCACAGGAAAGGGAACCGATAATGACTTTGATCCCACACTGGATTCTGAATATGTAAAAGAGTTGAAGATAAAGTGCAAGCCAGGAGATCAGAATTCATTGGTGGAAATGGATCCAGGGAGCTTCAGGACATTTGATTCAAGTTATTATACACTTGTGAGTAAAAGAAGGGGGCTTTTTCAGTCTGATGCAGCTCTTCTTGACAACAGTGTGACAAAAGCTTACATTAATCTTCAGGTGGCCACTCAGGGATCCACTTTCTTGAAAGACTTTGGTGATTCCATGGTGAAAATGGGAAGGGTCGATGTTCTTACTGGTACAGCAGGTGAAATCAGGAAAGTGTGCGGCAAGGTTAACTAG
- the LOC110604156 gene encoding peroxidase 27, protein MSAAKSFSALLLQITIVLLLVFNPANAQLKVGFYSNTCPKAEAIVKDVIDGVLSVAPSLAGPLLRMHFHDCFVRGCDGSVLLNSTTQQAEKDGPPNLTLRGYQVIDRVKSALEKACPGVVSCADIVAIVARDVTVASKGLRWEVETGRRDGRVSIAAETLTNLIAPNANITTIITRFQAKGLSVKDAVVLSGSHTIGTSHCSSFNSRLYNFTGKGTDNDFDPTLDSEYVKELKSKCKPGDQNSLVEMDPGSFRTFDADYYTLVSKRRGLFQSDAALLDNSITKAYVNLQVATQGSTFLKDFGDSMVKMGRVDVLTGTAGEIRKVCSKVN, encoded by the exons ATGTCTGCTGCAAAGTCATTTTCAGCTCTTCTTCTCCAAATCACCATTGTTTTGTTATTGGTATTTAACCCTGCGAATGCTCAACTGAAAGTAGGGTTTTACTCCAATACATGCCCAAAAGCTGAGGCCATTGTTAAGGATGTAATCGATGGAGTCCTCTCAGTGGCTCCTTCCCTTGCAGGCCCCTTGTTGAGGATGCATTTTCATGATTGTTTTGTTAGG GGTTGTGATGGGTCAGTGCTATTGAATTCTACTACTCAGCAAGCTGAAAAAGATGGACCTCCAAACCTAACTCTTCGAGGATACCAGGTGATCGACAGAGTCAAATCTGCATTAGAAAAGGCTTGTCCTGGTGTAGTTTCATGCGCAGACATCGTGGCTATTGTGGCTAGAGACGTCACCGTTGCG AGCAAGGGATTGCGCTGGGAAGTTGAAACTGGAAGAAGAGATGGAAGGGTTTCTATCGCTGCTGAAACCCTTACCAATCTGATAGCTCCTAACGCAAACATTACAACGATAATTACAAGATTTCAAGCTAAGGGTCTGAGCGTAAAAGACGCAGTGGTACTATCAG GTTCTCACACCATCGGTACTTCTCACTGCTCATCATTCAATTCCAGGCTATACAACTTCACCGGAAAGGGAACCGATAATGACTTTGATCCCACATTGGATTCTGAATATGTAAAAGAGTTGAAGAGCAAATGTAAGCCAGGAGATCAGAATTCGCTGGTAGAAATGGATCCAGGGAGCTTCAGGACATTTGATGCAGACTATTATACACTTGTGAGTAAACGGAGGGGGCTGTTTCAGTCAGATGCAGCTCTTCTTGACAACAGCATCACAAAAGCTTACGTTAATCTTCAGGTGGCCACACAGGGATCCACTTTCTTGAAAGACTTCGGTGATTCCATGGTGAAAATGGGAAGGGTCGATGTTCTTACTGGTACAGCAGGTGAAATCAGGAAAGTGTGCAGCAAAGTTAACTAG
- the LOC110603950 gene encoding cysteine-rich receptor-like protein kinase 25 isoform X4, with amino-acid sequence MIPVFSFVLPLILLGVITFTSEAQPTYLYHVCPNTTTFTINSTYQDNLKIVLSQLRNPGIRTNGFSTSAFGEDPNDVYGQSLCFGDLSTEVCQECLDFATQDIIQRCPIEKVAIVWYDQCFLRYSKQLIQSTMAESPKVFMWNTQNVTDQERFNELLAKTMKEAANNASSAPVGGIKFAPGENNLTVFQTLYTLAQCTPDLSGNDCLLCLEAAISDLPTCCGGKIGGRVLSPSCNIRYEIYQFYNASGFIPESYPNRTKTVVTEASAFPPLPSANTRPTPAPGSITRPEGYDITEPKMSISEGGKGGKTSQIKVIGSASAAVAVLLLISSSIYTIWRRKILKKEEMEISEVQLLDMGIGPALCKSTPEEEMSMNSHQDFSMIPFDKVYDATKHFSDETKLGEGGFGPVYKGLLEDGREVAVKRLSRTSGQGLQEFMNEVTLIAKLQHRNLVRLLGCCLEKTEKLLIYEYMHNKSLDVFLFDSNMIVHLDWQKRLSIINGVARGVLYLHEDSRLRIIHRDLKASNVLLDYDMNPKISDFGMAKIFGGNDNKTTNRIVGTYFP; translated from the exons ATGATCCCTGTTTTTTCGTTTGTCCTTCCCTTAATCTTGCTTGGCGTTATTACCTTTACCTCTGAAGCACAGCCCACTTATCTGTATCATGTTTGCCCAAACACAACCACGTTCACCATAAACAGCACCTACCAGGACAATCTGAAAATCGTCCTCTCTCAACTTCGGAATCCCGGAATACGCACTAATGGATTCTCTACATCCGCTTTTGGGGAAGACCCAAATGATGTCTACGGCCAATCTCTATGCTTTGGCGATCTTAGCACCGAAGTCTGCCAAGAATGTCTCGACTTTGCTACTCAGGACATCATCCAACGATGTCCTATCGAGAAAGTGGCTATTGTATGGTATGATCAGTGCTTCCTGCGTTATTCAAAGCAGCTTATCCAAAGCACCATGGCAGAGTCCCCGAAGGTATTTATGTGGAATACACAGAATGTCACAGACCAAGAACGCTTTAACGAGCTACTGGCAAAAACCATGAAAGAAGCAGCAAATAATGCCTCTAGTGCTCCAGTAGGAGGTATAAAATTTGCTCCCGGAGAAAATAATCTTACGGTGTTTCAGACTCTGTACACCCTCGCGCAGTGCACACCAGACCTATCTGGCAACGATTGCCTACTGTGTCTTGAGGCAGCTATATCAGATTTGCCGACTTGTTGTGGTGGAAAGATAGGAGGAAGAGTCTTGTCTCCGAGCTGTAATATTCGGTatgaaatttatcaattttacaATGCAAGCGGATTTATTCCAGAAAGTTATCCCAATCGTACTAAAACTGTGGTCACGGAAGCATCTGCCTTTCCTCCGCTACCTTCAGCTAACACTCGTCCAACTCCAGCTCCAGGTTCAATAACAAGACCTGAAG GTTATGATATTACAGAGCCAAAAATGTCCATTTCAGAAGGAGGAAAAGGAGGCAAAACAAGTCAGATTAAAGTTATTGGAAGTGCGTCTGCTGCCGTCGCGGTGTTATTGCTGATCAGTTCTTCCATTTATACAATATGGAGAAGGAAGATTCTTAAAAAGG AGGAGATGGAAATTAGCGAGGTTCAATTACTTGACATGGGAATAGGTCCAGCTTTATGTAAAAGTACTCCAGAAGAGGAGATGTCAATGAACTCTCATCAGGATTTTTCTATGATACCGTTTGACAAAGTATACGACGCAACAAAGCATTTTTCTGATGAAACTAAACTTGGAGAAGGCGGATTTGGCCCAGTTTACAAG GGCCTGTTAGAAGATGGCAGAGAGGTAGCAGTTAAGAGACTCTCAAGAACTTCTGGTCAAGGATTGCAAGAATTCATGAACGAAGTCACTTTAATTGCGAAATTACAACACAGAAATCTTGTTAGACTCCTTGGATGCTGCTTAGAAAAAACAGAAAAGTTGCTTATCTATGAATATATGCACAACAAAAGCCTCGATGTCTTTCTTTTTG ATTCAAACATGATTGTACATCTTGATTGGCAAAAACGCCTAAGCATCATCAATGGAGTTGCCAGAGGTGTCTTGTATCTACATGAAGATTCTCGACTTAGAATTATTCATCGAGATCTAAAAGCTAGTAATGTATTGTTGGATTATGACATGAATCCGAAGATATCAGACTTCGGAATGGCAAAGATTTTTGGAGGAAATGACAATAAAACCACAAACAGAATTGTTGGAACATA tttccCATGA
- the LOC110603949 gene encoding NDR1/HIN1-like protein 26: protein MNDFERFPARTTCQEAPVIEGPHTGRYYAHRVRESLTARVTRLICAIFLTILFFSGIVAFLLLVSLRPHRPRIHIRDFSVRGLGQANGYENAQIIFNVTARNSNHRIGFHCGYMEGSVYYKDQQIGYTLLLDPFYQEPKNTTIMYGVLSGTALTVNSQRWMEFLNDRMLGPAIFRLEITSNIKFKVSTWDSKHHQLHANCIVGVGMVGSILPSYKNKKCPVYFT from the coding sequence ATGAACGACTTTGAAAGGTTCCCTGCTCGCACCACCTGCCAGGAAGCTCCAGTCATCGAGGGCCCACATACCGGTCGCTACTATGCTCATCGGGTCCGTGAAAGCCTCACAGCCCGCGTCACCAGGCTTATATGCGCCATTTTCTTGaccattcttttcttttctggtaTTGTTGCTTTCCTCCTATTGGTTAGCTTACGCCCCCACCGGCCCCGGATCCACATCCGTGATTTTTCGGTTCGGGGTTTGGGTCAAGCCAACGGGTATGAGAATGCCCAGATAATCTTCAATGTCACGGCCCGGAATTCGAACCATCGCATTGGATTTCATTGTGGTTATATGGAGGGTTCGGTTTACTATAAGGATCAACAGATCGGGTATACCCTGTTGTTGGACCCGTTTTATCAAGAGCCCAAGAACACTACCATTATGTATGGAGTATTAAGTGGGACCGCATTGACAGTGAATAGCCAGCGTTGGATGGAGTTTTTGAATGATCGCATGCTTGGCCCGGCTATCTTTCGTTTAGAAATAACATCGAACATTAAATTTAAGGTGTCCACGTGGGATAGCAAGCACCATCAGCTGCATGCCAACtgtattgttggtgtgggtatgGTTGGTTCGATCTTACCAAGTTATAAGAATAAAAAGTGTCCGGTCTATTTTACTTGA
- the LOC110603950 gene encoding cysteine-rich receptor-like protein kinase 10 isoform X2, with protein MIPVFSFVLPLILLGVITFTSEAQPTYLYHVCPNTTTFTINSTYQDNLKIVLSQLRNPGIRTNGFSTSAFGEDPNDVYGQSLCFGDLSTEVCQECLDFATQDIIQRCPIEKVAIVWYDQCFLRYSKQLIQSTMAESPKVFMWNTQNVTDQERFNELLAKTMKEAANNASSAPVGGIKFAPGENNLTVFQTLYTLAQCTPDLSGNDCLLCLEAAISDLPTCCGGKIGGRVLSPSCNIRYEIYQFYNASGFIPESYPNRTKTVVTEASAFPPLPSANTRPTPAPGSITRPEEPKMSISEGGKGGKTSQIKVIGSASAAVAVLLLISSSIYTIWRRKILKKEEMEISEVQLLDMGIGPALCKSTPEEEMSMNSHQDFSMIPFDKVYDATKHFSDETKLGEGGFGPVYKGLLEDGREVAVKRLSRTSGQGLQEFMNEVTLIAKLQHRNLVRLLGCCLEKTEKLLIYEYMHNKSLDVFLFDSNMIVHLDWQKRLSIINGVARGVLYLHEDSRLRIIHRDLKASNVLLDYDMNPKISDFGMAKIFGGNDNKTTNRIVGTYGYMSPEYAMEGLFSVKSDVFSFGVLLLEIISGKRNNRFYLSEEGESLLTYSWRLWSNDEGMKLMDPSLVKSCVEAEVLKCIHIGLLCVQDDPAERPNMSSVVVMLGSDSIIIPQPKQSAFSISQFVARTTTSLSPKICSINQVSLSNVLPR; from the exons ATGATCCCTGTTTTTTCGTTTGTCCTTCCCTTAATCTTGCTTGGCGTTATTACCTTTACCTCTGAAGCACAGCCCACTTATCTGTATCATGTTTGCCCAAACACAACCACGTTCACCATAAACAGCACCTACCAGGACAATCTGAAAATCGTCCTCTCTCAACTTCGGAATCCCGGAATACGCACTAATGGATTCTCTACATCCGCTTTTGGGGAAGACCCAAATGATGTCTACGGCCAATCTCTATGCTTTGGCGATCTTAGCACCGAAGTCTGCCAAGAATGTCTCGACTTTGCTACTCAGGACATCATCCAACGATGTCCTATCGAGAAAGTGGCTATTGTATGGTATGATCAGTGCTTCCTGCGTTATTCAAAGCAGCTTATCCAAAGCACCATGGCAGAGTCCCCGAAGGTATTTATGTGGAATACACAGAATGTCACAGACCAAGAACGCTTTAACGAGCTACTGGCAAAAACCATGAAAGAAGCAGCAAATAATGCCTCTAGTGCTCCAGTAGGAGGTATAAAATTTGCTCCCGGAGAAAATAATCTTACGGTGTTTCAGACTCTGTACACCCTCGCGCAGTGCACACCAGACCTATCTGGCAACGATTGCCTACTGTGTCTTGAGGCAGCTATATCAGATTTGCCGACTTGTTGTGGTGGAAAGATAGGAGGAAGAGTCTTGTCTCCGAGCTGTAATATTCGGTatgaaatttatcaattttacaATGCAAGCGGATTTATTCCAGAAAGTTATCCCAATCGTACTAAAACTGTGGTCACGGAAGCATCTGCCTTTCCTCCGCTACCTTCAGCTAACACTCGTCCAACTCCAGCTCCAGGTTCAATAACAAGACCTGAAG AGCCAAAAATGTCCATTTCAGAAGGAGGAAAAGGAGGCAAAACAAGTCAGATTAAAGTTATTGGAAGTGCGTCTGCTGCCGTCGCGGTGTTATTGCTGATCAGTTCTTCCATTTATACAATATGGAGAAGGAAGATTCTTAAAAAGG AGGAGATGGAAATTAGCGAGGTTCAATTACTTGACATGGGAATAGGTCCAGCTTTATGTAAAAGTACTCCAGAAGAGGAGATGTCAATGAACTCTCATCAGGATTTTTCTATGATACCGTTTGACAAAGTATACGACGCAACAAAGCATTTTTCTGATGAAACTAAACTTGGAGAAGGCGGATTTGGCCCAGTTTACAAG GGCCTGTTAGAAGATGGCAGAGAGGTAGCAGTTAAGAGACTCTCAAGAACTTCTGGTCAAGGATTGCAAGAATTCATGAACGAAGTCACTTTAATTGCGAAATTACAACACAGAAATCTTGTTAGACTCCTTGGATGCTGCTTAGAAAAAACAGAAAAGTTGCTTATCTATGAATATATGCACAACAAAAGCCTCGATGTCTTTCTTTTTG ATTCAAACATGATTGTACATCTTGATTGGCAAAAACGCCTAAGCATCATCAATGGAGTTGCCAGAGGTGTCTTGTATCTACATGAAGATTCTCGACTTAGAATTATTCATCGAGATCTAAAAGCTAGTAATGTATTGTTGGATTATGACATGAATCCGAAGATATCAGACTTCGGAATGGCAAAGATTTTTGGAGGAAATGACAATAAAACCACAAACAGAATTGTTGGAACATA TGGATATATGTCTCCAGAATATGCAATGGAAGGACTATTTTCAGTAAAATCGGATGTTTTCAGTTTTGGAGTTCTCTTGCTAGAAATCATCAGCGGGAAAAGAAATAATCGGTTTTATCTTTCAGAAGAGGGTGAAAGCCTTCTTACTTAC TCATGGAGATTGTGGTCTAATGATGAAGGAATGAAGTTGATGGATCCGTCGCTTGTGAAGTCATGTGTGGAAGCTGAGGTGCTGAAGTGCATCCATATTGGATTGTTGTGTGTACAAGATGACCCAGCAGAGAGACCAAACATGTCGTCTGTCGTTGTTATGTTGGGAAGTGATAGCATAATAATCCCTCAACCAAAGCAATCAGCATTTTCCATCAGCCAATTTGTTGCGAGAACAACTACATCTTTAAGTCCCAAAATTTGTTCTATTAATCAGGTAAGTCTTTCAAATGTATTACCACGTTGA